A single region of the Pyricularia oryzae 70-15 chromosome 4, whole genome shotgun sequence genome encodes:
- a CDS encoding monothiol glutaredoxin-5 has product MSTLRDITTLEEWEAHQASLPASTLQIIYFHAPWAPPCAQMATVLKTLSSEYPVTDPLATSWVSLDAEDLSDVSETYDVTAVPFVVLSRGGKVLESISGNSAQRVRTAIETHTSSSGPGASSAGAPVAASDEAAKAEGAPQDPEKQKEELFKRLADLVKAAPVMLFMKGTPSAPQCGFSRQLVALLRENSVKYGFFNILADDEVRQGLKEFADWPTYPQLWMDGELVGGLDIVKEEIGNDPDFFKAYSVKASTDAAGTS; this is encoded by the exons ATGTCAACGCTCAGAGATATCACCACTTTGGAGGAATGGGAGGCTCACCAGGCCTCACTCCCGGCCTCAACTCTTCAGATTATATACTTTCATGCACCATGGGCGCCACCTTGCGCTCAGATGGCAACAGTGCTTAAGACCCTGTCATCCGAATATCCAGTAACCGACCCTCTTGCGACCTCATGGGTATccctcgacgccgaggacCTGAGCGACGTGAGCGAGACCTACGACGTCACGGCGGTTCCGTTCGTCGTTCTTTCGCGCGGCGGCAAGGTCCTCGAGTCTATCAGCGGTAACAGCGCCCAGCGCGTGCGCACTGCGATCGAAACGCATACCAGCAgctccggccccggcgcGTCTTCAGCAGGTGCCCCAGTGGCGGCTAGCgacgaggccgccaaggccgagggTGCACCTCAAGACCCGGAGAAGCAGAAGGAGGAGCTGTTCAAGCGGCTGGCGGATTTGGTCAAGGCGGCACCGGTCATGCTGTTCATGAAGGGCACGCCTAGCGCGCCGCAGTGCGGCTTCTCGAGGCAGCTGGTCGCTCTGCTGAGGGAAAACTCAGTCAAGTACGGTTTCTTCAACATCCTGGCGGACGACGAGGTCAGGCAAGGCCTCAAAGAATTCGCCGACTGGCCGACATACCCACAGCTCTGGATGGATGGCGAGCTGGTTGGCGGACTCGATATT GTCAAGGAGGAGATCGGAAACGACCCGGACTTTTTCAAGGCCTATAGCGTCAAGGCCAGCACAGATGCTGCGGGCACATCATAG
- a CDS encoding dynamin-A, giving the protein MAALGDDLLSTVNKLQDLVFNTIGNDSLDLPQIVVVGSQSAGKSSVLENIVGRDFLPRGSGIVTRRPLILQLINVPEEDGAAVDVGYRSPDAARPGEWAEFHHIPNRRFTDFGDVKREIENETARIAGTNKGINRQPINLKVYSPHVLNLTLVDLPGLTKVPIGDQPGDIEKQTRTLISEYIAKPNSIILAVSPANVDIVNSEALKLARHVDGLGRRTIGVLTKVDLMDHGTNALDILSGRVYPLKLGWVGVVNRSQQDIQGNKPMEDALKAESDFFKHHPAYRNISTRCGTYFLAKTLNQTLMSHIRDRLPDIKARLNTLMGQTQQELASYGDMHFHGKEHRGSLILQLMTRFATSFISSIDGTSTEISTKELCGGARIYYIFNSVFGSSLESIDPTSNLTALDIRTAIRNSTGPRPSLFVPELAFDLLVKPQIKLLELPSQRCVELVYEELIKICHTCGSTELSRFPRLQAKLIEVVSDLLRERLGPASTYVESLISIQRAYINTNHPNFLGATAAMSNVVSEKQERERKKIILEERERREKRRLKELGNGDNAEDQDDTASVAGGDSAGGTALRKQVAKAGRSLSPGLRENGASGIASTLNGMGRSASPARFNGQGLGNAKDSFLTYFFGKDGPGGLPTSQPSAPRHIAQNSHSALAPSSRRNEDRMLRSPIQTYRDTEQEMGLEPGGGDSFAQPFGHSGEPALTDREAMETELIRALISSYFNIVRESIADTVPKAIMHLLVNHCKDVVQNRLVSELYKEALFEELLYEDDGVVKEREKCEKLLQTYREAAKIISEVV; this is encoded by the exons ATGGCCGCCCTCGGAGACGATTTGTTGTCCACAGTAAACAAACTGCAGGACTTGGTCTTCAACACAATCGGCAACGACTCTCTCGATCTACCACAGATT GTTGTCGTTGGATCCCAGTCAGCCGGAAAGTCTTCGGTCCTCGAGAACATTGTCGGAAGGGATTTTCTGCCCCGTGGCAGTGGGATTGTTACAAGGCGACCTCTGATTCTCCAGCTCATCAACGTTCCGGAGGAAGACGGCGCCGCAGTCGATGTTGGCTACAGATCTCCAGACGCCGCTAGGCCTGGCGAATGGGCAGAGTTCCACCACATACCCAACCGTAGATTCACAGACTTTGGCGACGTCAAGCGCGAGATCGAGAACGAGACGGCAAGAATAGCAGGCACGAACAAGGGTATCAACCGACAGCCTATCAACCTCAAAGTCTACTCACCACATGTTCTCAACCTGACCCTTGTGGATTTGCCCGGATTAACAAAG GTCCCCATCGGAGACCAGCCCGGTGACATAGAAAAGCAAACACGCACGCTCATCTCCGAGTACATTGCCAAACCCAATAGTATTATCCTGGCTGTTTCTCCCGCAAATGTCGATATTGTCAACTCCGAGGCCTTGAAACTGGCCCGTCATGTTGACGGACTGGGAAGGAGGACTATCGGTGTTCTTACCAAAGTCGATCTTATGGACCATGGCACCAATGCTCTCGACATTCTGTCTGGCCGCGTCTATCCGCTCAAGCTTGGCTGGGTCGGTGTTGTCAACCGATCGCAGCAGGACATCCAGGGCAACAAGCCCATGGAAGATGCGCTTAAGGCTGAGTCCGACTTTTTCAAGCACCACCCCGCTTACAGGAACATATCGACCCGGTGCGGTACCTACTTCCTCGCCAAAACACTCAACCAGACGCTCATGTCACACATCCGAGACCGTTTGCCAGACATCAAGGCGAGACTCAACACCCTGATGGGACAGACACAACAGGAGCTGGCTAGCTATGGCGACATGCACTTCCACGGAAAGGAACACCGTGGTTCGCTGATTCTCCAGTTGATGACCCGTTTTGCCACGTCCTTTATTTCCTCCATCGACGGTACCTCGACCGAGATCTCCACCAAGGAGCTTTGTGGAGGAGCCAGGATCTACTATATCTTCAACTCTGTTTTCGGAAGCTCACTCGAGTCGATAGACCCCACATCCAACCTAACAGCCCTGGACATTCGCACTGCCATACGAAACTCAACTGGTCCTCGCCCGAGTCTTTTTGTTCCAGAGTTGGCCTTTGATCTCCTTGTAAAGCCTCAGATCAAGCTTCTCGAATTGCCAAGTCAGCGCTGTGTTGAGCTGGTCTACGAGGAGCTCATCAAGATCTGCCACACCTGTGGCTCTACGGAGCTCTCGCGGTTCCCCAGGCTGCAGGCTAAGCTGATCGAGGTCGTCTCGGACCTGCTGAGGGAACGGTTGGGGCCAGCGTCGACGTATGTGGAATCACTCATATCCATCCAAAGGGCATACATAAACACGAACCACCCCAACTTCCTTGGTGCCACGGCTGCCATGAGCAATGTTGTCAGCGAGAAGCAAGAGCGGGAACGGAAGAAGATCATTTTGGAGGAGCGCGAGAGGCGAGAAAAGCGGCGACTCAAGGAGCTCGGAAACGGTGACAAcgctgaagaccaagacgataCGGCAAGTGTAGCTGGTGGCGACAGTGCGGGAGGCACAGCGCTCCGTAAGCAGGTTGCCAAGGCGGGTAGGAGTCTGTCACCAGGCCTCCGGGAGAACGGTGCGAGCGGGATTGCGTCCACCTTGAATGGGATGGGTCGTTCGGCATCGCCCGCGCGATTCAACGGCCAGGGCTTAGGCAACGCCAAGGATTCGTTTTTGACGTACTTTTTTGGCAAGGACGGACCCGGAGGCCTGCCAACAAGTCAGCCATCGGCACCTAGGCATATTGCGCAAAACTCGCACTCTGCCCTCGCCCCAAGCTCACGCAGGAACGAGGACAGGATGTTGAGGTCCCCCATTCAAACCTACCGTGATACGGAGCAGGAAATGGGACTGGAACCTGGCGGTGGTGATTCGTTTGCACAGCCATTT GGTCACAGTGGAGAGCCGGCGTTGACTGACAGGGAagccatggagacggagCTCATCCGTGCACTCATCTCGTCTTACTTCAACATTGTCCGCGAATCAATTGCGGACACGGTCCCCAAGGCCATCATGCATCTGCTGGTAAACCATTGCAAGGATGTAGTGCAGAACCGGTTGGTTAGTGAGCTGTACAAGGAGGCCTTGTTCGAGGAGCTCCTTTACGAGGATGATGGTGTTGTCAAGGAGCGCGAAAAGTGCGAGAAGCTGCTTCAAACGTACCGCGAGGCAGCCAAAATCATCTCAGAGGTGGTATGA
- a CDS encoding amylase-binding protein AbpA, with protein sequence MASLNLSINGPSIKSSYQGVVNGQPPSSSSPTFAQWALFSVQAPLLNAFQDSGSKESVLKVESKGDGELSELLEDFNEGRIQFAFVKVKDTNSGLPKNVLIAWCGGGVPERTKGYFTSHLAAVSKVLHGYHVQITARSDADLSPESIIQKVADASGAKYTAGGSAPSPAPAGGAPPIAKKPVFTPKTSSGAGSFNPLVEARRRKDEEVDADGWGADAPPVNRTEIQRVESAYKPTKVNMAELVKQKQEPSRFNGGSAAQDDRPEVVRGAYQPVGKVDIAAIRAAAKEKPDDRPTVVKGAYEPVGKVDIAAIRAKAQKPAADDSEDRPKTLSERSSAFSAPQSERLASLPKPKVANKFAGASSFTGTKAPVPGAFGLASPSVSVPAPPPVGAASRTFADQGGKTPAQLWAEKKGKQGLTPTSTGAPAPGPASPVAAQKSGGGGWQSGYQGKSWGTVQTTNFGRGGAAVVEQRTGGDDQEPEREQEKPASPAGVSSIRDRFKEAPPMGSAAPSAPKAPDGGDRSVDEPTAPPPNMSNRPVAPAGGFALPGLPQRPPEPEEEEEEPERSPSPPRVAMPVPRGPEPEIEPPAPEPTIPAREIERALPKEEELEEEHDTQARTAATAVAEQQFGQAQVAAGQSSAGGGKRALIQYDYEAAEDNEIELVDGQYVTDIEMVDEDWWMGTNSRGERGLFPSNYVELVEDDDAGAAAPPPPAPAPAQASVAIPAPAAPAAAPAAAQAQAAKGPTATALYDYEAAEDNELSFPEGAKVMNLEFPDEDWWFGHFQGKSGLFPANYVELDQ encoded by the exons ATGGCGTCATTAAACCTTTCCATAAACGGTCCGTCAATCAAGAGCAGCTACCAAGGTGTCGTCAACGGCCAGCCCCCGTCCTCAAGCTCCCCTACATTTGCGCAATGGGCTCTCTTCTCTGTCCAGGCGCCACTTTTGAATGCTTTTCAGGATAGCGGCTCAAAGGAAAGCGTCCTCAAGGTTGAGTCCAAGGGCG ATGGCGAACTCTCTGAGCTTCTCGAGGACTTCAACGAGGGTCGTATTCAGTTCGCGTTCGTCAAAGTCAAGGACACAAATTCGGGTCTTCCCAAGAACGTGCTTATTGCATGGTGCGGCGGAGGAGTTCCAGAAAGAACCAAGGGCTACTTTACCAGCCACCTCGCCGCCGTTTCCAAAGTCCTGCACGGATACCACGTCCAAATCACTGCCCGCTCTGATGCGGACTTGAGCCCTGAGTCTATTATCCAAAAGGTCGCCGATGCGTCTGGCGCCAAGTACACTGCCGGCGGATCAGCCCCATCCCCGGCCCCCGCCGGCGGTGCTCCTCCCATCGCGAAGAAGCCGGTTTTCACGCCCAAGACCTCAAGCGGTGCAGGCTCCTTCAACCCGCTTGTCGAGGCCCGACGGAGAAAAGATGAAGAAGTGGATGCGGATGGTTGGGGAGCGGATGCGCCTCCCGTTAACCGGACCGAGATCCAGCGAGTCGAATCGGCCTACAAGCCTACCAAAGTTAACATGGCGGAGCTGGTAAAGCAGAAGCAGGAGCCCTCGAGGTTTAACGGTGGCAGTGCCGCTCAGGATGACAGGCCTGAGGTGGTCAGGGGAGCCTACCAACCTGTAGGCAAGGTTGACATTGCAGCTATCCGAGCTGCGGCAAAGGAAAAGCCGGATGACCGACCTACAGTCGTCAAGGGTGCGTATGAGCCCGTCGGCAAGGTCGATATTGCAGCCATCAGAGCCAAGGCTCAGAAACCCGCAGCCGATGACAGCGAAGACAGACCCAAGACACTTTCGGAACGGAGCAGTGCGTTCTCTGCGCCGCAATCCGAGAGGCTGGCGTCTTTGCCAAAGCCGAAGGTGGCCAACAAATTTGCCGGGGCATCTTCGTTCACTGGCACGAAAGCACCAGTTCCTGGTGCCTTTGGCCTGGCTTCTCCCTCGGTCTCAGTTCCCGCACCGCCTCCAGTCGGTGCTGCAAGTCGTACCTTTGCCGACCAAGGAGGCAAGACTCCTGCGCAGCTCTGGGCCGAGAAGAAAGGCAAGCAAGGGCTTACGCCTACCTCTACGGGAGCTCCAGCGCCAGGCCCTGCGTCTCCTGTGGCTGCCCAGAagagcggcggtggtgggtgGCAGAGCGGTTATCAGGGTAAGAGCTGGGGCACTGTGCAGACGACCAACTTTGGCCGCGGGGGCGCCGCAGTTGTTGAGCAGAGGACCGGAGGCGATGACCAGGAGCCAGAGCGAGAGCAGGAGAAGCCAGCATCACCCGCTGGGGTGTCATCCATCCGCGATCGCTTTAAAGAGGCTCCTCCCATGGGCAGCGCCGCTCCAAGCGCACCCAAAGCCCCCGACGGGGGCGATCGCAGCGTCGATGAGCCCACTGCTCCGCCTCCAAACATGTCAAACCGCCCAGTCGCCCCTGCTGGCGGTTTTGCACTTCCAGGTCTGCCACAACGCCCACCTGAGCcggaagaggaggaagaagagcCCGAAAGGTCTCCGTCGCCCCCTCGCGTTGCGATGCCTGTTCCTCGCGGACCCGAACCCGAAATCGAACCGCCAGCTCCTGAGCCTACCATTCCAGCCCGTGAGATCGAGCGTGCGCTTCCCAAAGAGGAGGAGCTTGAGGAGGAGCACGACACCCAGGCGCGAACGGCAGCCACCGCGGTCGCTGAGCAGCAGTTTGGCCAGGCTCAAGTCGCAGCAGGTCAATCATCCGCCGGCGGAGGAAAGCGTGCATTGATTCAATACGACTACGAAGCGGCTGAGGACAACGAGATAGAGCTTGTGGATGGTCAGTACGTCACCGATATCGAGATGGTGGACGAGGACTGGTGGATGGGTACAAACTCCCGAGGCGAGCGTGGACTGTTCCCCAGCAACTATGTCGAGCTTGTTGAAGATGATGATGCTGGCGCCGCtgcgccaccgccaccggcaCCTGCTCCAGCACAGGCTTCTGTTGCTATCCCTGCCCCTGCcgctcctgctgctgctcctgctgccGCACAAGCACAGGCGGCGAAGGGCCCGACGGCCACAGCTCTATACGACTATGAAGCCGCGGAAGATAATG AGCTGAGCTTCCCCGAAGGAGCAAAAGTAATGAACCTCGAGTTCCCTGACGAAGATTGGTGGTTCGGGCACTTCCAGGGCAAGTCAGGCCTGTTCCCTGCAAACTACGTAGAGCTTGATCAGTAG